From the genome of Clavibacter nebraskensis NCPPB 2581:
CTTCTTCTGGCCGCAGGTCGTCGGCGGCACCATGCCGCGCCTCATCGAGAGCAAGGGCCGGATGCTCGGGCATGCGGCCGAGTCCCTCCGCCTCCGCCTCGACACGGCCGCGCTCCGCGACATGGCCGCCGAGGTCGAGTGGCGCAAGGTCTCGATGATCTCCATCGAGCAGTACGGCCTCGCCGCGCGCACCACCCGCACGCTCCCGCCGCAGCTCGACGCCGACCAGGCCGTCGCGCTCCTCCAGGCGTACGAGGACATCAAGGACCAGCGCCGCCAGCTCGACTTCGAGGACGTGCTGCTCGCGACCGCGGGGATGATCGAGGCCGAGCCCTGGGTGGCGCAGCAGGTGCGCGAGCAGTACCGCTTCTTCGTGGTCGACGAGTACCAGGACGTCTCGCCGCTGCAGCAGACGATCCTCGACCTCTGGATGGGCGACCGCCGCGACCTCTGCGTTGTCGGCGACGCCAGCCAGACCATCTACTCGTTCGCGGGCGCGAAGAGCGCGTACCTCCTCGACTTCGCGTCGCGTTTCCCCGAGGCGACGGTGGTCCGGCTGGAGCGCAACTACCGGTCGACCTCCGGCATCACCGAGGCGGCGAACCGGCTCATGCGCGGCCGGCCGGGCGCGCTCACGCTCGTGTCGGCGGACGCGGATCCCGACGGCGACGGCACCGGCACGGCCTCCGCCCGCGCCGCGAAGGGCCGCGGATCCGCCGCCGTCCCCGGCCGCGGCGAGGGCTTCCGCGCGCCCCAGGTGAGCGCGTTCCCCTCCGACGGCGCCGAGGCGCGCGCGATCGCCGGCGCCATCGCCCAGCAGATCGCCTCCGGCATCGCGCCCGAGGACATCGCCGTGCTCTACCGCATGAACGGCCAGTCCGCGGTGCTCGAGCAGGCCCTCGGCGACGCGGGCGTCAGCTACCAGGTGCGCGGATCCCAGCGCTTCTTCGACCGCCCCGAGATCAAGCAGGCGCTCCTCGCCCTCCGCGGCGCGTCCGTCTCCATCTCCGGCGAGCCGCTGTTCAAGTCGGTGAGCGACGTGCTGCGCGGCCTCGGCTGGAGCCAGCAGCCGCCCGAGCAGCCGGGCGCCGTGCGCGACCGCTGGGAGTCCCTCGACGCGATTATGGGCCTCGCCGAGCGCATGCCCGCGGGCAGCACCTTCCGCGCCTTCACCGACGAGCTCCTCGAGCGCCAGGCCGGGCAGCACGAGCCGACCGTCTCCGCCGTCACGCTCGCGACGCTGCACTCCGCCAAGGGCCTCGAGTGGGAGCACGTCTACCTGATGGGGCTGAGCGAGGGGCTCGTGCCCATCAGCTACGCGCAGACGCTCGAGGCGGTCGACGAGGAGCGGCGCCTCCTCTACGTCGGGATCACGCGCGCGCGGTCCGGGCTGCGGCTCTCCTGGAGCCGGAGCGGACCGCAGCGATCCGGTCAGCGGGAGCCGTCGCGGTTCCTGGCAGAGCTCGACACGCGCATCGCGGGTGGGGGCGCGAAGCGCGGCGCGTGACCCGGCCCGTCCGCACGTCGAGGATCGCCTGGTGCGTCGCGAGCGCGTTCTCGCCCGTCGTCAGCAGCCGGTCGGCGGGCCGCGCGGCGAGGGCCGCGAGCTCGGCGGGCACGAGCCCCGCCTCGGATCCGCTATCGCGCCCGAGCAGCTGCGTCGCGATGGCGGGCCACGCCGGATCCGCGTCCCGCCGCCCGAGGTCGAGGCAGTAGCAGCAGGCCGTCCACCCGGGCTCGACGAGCGGGCCGACGACCGCGTGCCGGTCGCCGAGCACGACGGGCAGGTGCGGCACGTCCTCCCGCGACCAGCGCCCGTAGACGGCCGGGGCGATGGCGAAGTGGGCCACGATCACGGCGAGGGCGGTACCCGGATCCGCATCGTCGGACATCCGCCGCGGCGCCACGTCGTGCCCGGCGCGGGCCAGGGCGTCGGCGACGCGGTCGGCCGTCGGTCCGCCGCCGACGACCGCGACCGTCCCGGTCCGCGTGCGTCGGGGGACGTCCGCGTCGCGCGGCGGCAAGAGCGCGGGCCGCACCAGGTCGAGCAGCTGCGTCACGTGCGCGGGGCCGGCGCCCTCGGACGCCGCGATCATGTCCAGTCCGCCGCGGCTGATGCCGTGCACGAGGGCGTCGAGCAGCCGTTCATCGAGACGCGACACGGAGCCGAGCACCACGGGCGGGCGGTCGACGCCGAGCTGGAGGGAGTCCGGCGTGCGCCAGACGAGCGGGAGGCGGGGATCGAGTCGGATGGCCATGGGCGCGGAGAGTGCCCGACGCGTCGGGCGCCCGCGGGCCGCGTCCACAGGCCGCCGGGCCGGCGCCGCGAGTGCGGTGCCGGCCCGGCCGGATGGAGCGGGCAGCACGTCAAACGGGACGCGGATCCGTCCCGGGTGCGTCGTCGGGTCCGTCGTCCGGCGTCTCGCCCGGCTCGGTCGCGTGTCCCTGGCCGTCCTCCACGGGGCGTCCGGCGTCGGATCCGCGGAGCAGGTCCTCGAGCGCCTGATCGACCTCGTCGGGCTCGGGCTCGCCCTGCGTGAGACGCGCGACGAGCGCGTGCGGCGCGTCGATGTCCTCGGAGGTGGGCAGCACGTCGGGGTGCGACCACAGAGCGTCGCGCTGCTCCGCCCCGACGCCGTCGGTGACGGCCTGCCACATGGCCGCGGCCTCGCGCAGGCGGCGCGGCCGGAGCTCGAGGCCCACGAGCGTCGCGAAGGCGGACTCGGCGGGACCGCCCGTCGCGCGGCGGCGGCGCACGGTCTCCGCAATCGCCGACGCGCGGGGGAGGCGCACGGTGGCCGCGGCCGTGACCACGTCCACCCAGCCCTCGATGAGCGCGAGCATCGTCTCGAGGCGCGCGAGGGCGGCGAGCTGCGCCTCCGTCTTCGGCGGGATGAGGGATCCGTCGACCATGGCCTGGCGGAGCTCCTCGGGGTTCGACGGGTCGAAGCCCTCCGCGAGCGACTCGAGCCGGTCGGTGTCGATGTGCACGCCCTTCGCGAACTCCGTGATGGAGGAGATGAGCTGCAGCCGCAGCCAGCGCGCGTGGCGGAACAGGCGCGCGTGGGCGAGCTCGCGCACGGCGAGGTAGATCTGCACCTGGTCGTCGGAGACGTCGATCCCCTCGCCGAACGCCTGGACGTTCTGCGGCAGGAGCGCGGCCTGCTGGTCGTCGAGGAGCGGGATGCCGACGTCGCCGCCCGAGACGACCTCGGTGGACAGCTGCCCGACCACCTGGCCGAGCTGCATGGCGAAGAGGGTGCCGCCGAGGTTGCGCATCATGCGGCCGGCGCCGGCGACCATGCCCTGCATCTCCTCGGGCGCGTTCTGCTGGAGCACCTCGGTGAGCGAGTCGGCGATGCTGAGCGCGACGGGCTCCGCGAGCTGCGTCCACACGGGCATGGTGAGCTCGGTCCACTGCGCGCGGGTGATGAGGCGCGGCGCCACCGTGAGCTGGCTCACGTACGTGACCTCGTCGAGCCAGAGCGCGGCGACCTGGAACGCCTGGTCGAGGGGCGCGGACGCGGCGGCGGTGACCTGCGTCTGCTCCGCGGCGGCGAGCTGCCGGGCGCCCTCGCGGGCCACCTTCCAGTCCACGCCGTCGCCCGTGTTGGCGAGCGCACCCTGGAGCTGCGCGAGGAGCTGGCGCACCATCTCCGGGTCCTGCGGGAGGCCGGCGGCGCCCGCGAGCTTGTTCGGGTCGATCTGCCCGTCGGCGCCGAGGAACCGCTCCAGCATGCGCCGGAACTCGTCCTCGGGATTCGGGGTGGGCTCGTCGGCCATGGAGGGTCTCCCGGGGGTCGAGGGGGTCCGGATCGCGGTGCCGCGGCCGGTGGATCCACGCTAGCCCGCGCCCACGGGAAACCCATCCGCATTCGCCTAGGCTGAGCCACCGCGGCTTCCGCCCGCCGCGAACAGCGGCCACGAGGGCCGCCCCGACGCCCGTCGCCCGGCCGCCTCCCGGCCCGACGCGCCCCGACACCGAGGACATCCGGATGAGCCTGTTCGCCCAGCACGCCCCCCGCGCACCCCGGCCCCCGCGCCGCCGCCGTGTCGGCCGCGTGCTCGCCGGCACCGGCGCCGTGCTCGCCCTCGCGCTCGGCCTCATGCCGTCGCCGTACGTCATCGAGCAGCCGGGTCCCGTGTTCGACACCCTCGGCACGAGCGACCACGAGGGCACCGAGCGTCCCCTCATCTCCATCCCCGACCGCACGACGTACCCCACCGACGGCAGCCTCGACATGCTCACCGTCAGCGTCGTCGGCAACCCCGCGCAGCGTCCCGACTGGTTCGCGGTCGTCTCCGCCTGGCTCGACCCGACCCGCAGCGTCGTGCCGATGGAGGCCGTCTTCCCGGCGGGTCAGACGGCCGAGGATCGCGACGCCCAGAACCAGGTCCAGATGACCGACTCGCAGCAGGACGCGGTGGCCGCTGCCCTCACCGAGCTCGGCATCCAGGTCCCGCGCACCCTCCAGGTGCAGAGCGTCCTCGACGGCTCCCCGGCCGACGGGGCCCTCCGCGCCGGCGACGCGATCCGCACGGTCGACGGCGCCGACGTGATCGACCTCGCCGACCTCCAGGCGCGCGTCGCCGCCGCGGGCACGACCACGCCGCTGTCCTTCGGGATCACGCGCGACGGCCAGGACAGCACGGTCGAGGTCACGCCCGCCGCGCGCGACGGCCGCCCCGTCATCGGCGTCGTCACCTCCACCTCCTACGAGTTCCCGTTCGAGGTCGACATCCAGCTCGACGACGTCGGCGGGCCGAGCGCCGGGATGATGTTCGCGCTCGGGATCATGGACAAGCTCGAGGAGGGCTCGCTCACCGGCGGCAAGGCCATCGCGGGCACGGGCACGATCGACGCGGGGGGCGACGTCGGCCCCATCGGCGGCATCCGCCAGAAGCTCTACGGCGCCGAGCGCGCGGGGGCCCGGTACTTCCTGGCGCCGACCGACAACTGCGACGAGGTGCGCGGGCACGTGCCCGACGGCCTCCGCGTGTTCGCCGTGTCGACCCTCGACGACTCGCTCGCGGCGCTCGCCGCCATCTCCACGGACGGCGACCTGGACGCGCTCCCGACCTGCTGACGCCCTGCCGAGGACAGCATTCGCCGCGGTCGTCGAGAGGGCGCCCTTACCAGACGCGCACCGTCGCTCGCTCGCAGGTCCCTGGCA
Proteins encoded in this window:
- a CDS encoding ATP-dependent helicase, translated to MTDQLVPGTPGRDPYGSTAPGALPAPVSLGPAAASAEEPVEEARTAESLLEALDDQQRLAAEALLGPVVVLAGAGTGKTRAITHRIAYGIQAGVYPPNRVMALTFTSRAAAELRGRLRELGAGPVAARTFHAAALKQLNFFWPQVVGGTMPRLIESKGRMLGHAAESLRLRLDTAALRDMAAEVEWRKVSMISIEQYGLAARTTRTLPPQLDADQAVALLQAYEDIKDQRRQLDFEDVLLATAGMIEAEPWVAQQVREQYRFFVVDEYQDVSPLQQTILDLWMGDRRDLCVVGDASQTIYSFAGAKSAYLLDFASRFPEATVVRLERNYRSTSGITEAANRLMRGRPGALTLVSADADPDGDGTGTASARAAKGRGSAAVPGRGEGFRAPQVSAFPSDGAEARAIAGAIAQQIASGIAPEDIAVLYRMNGQSAVLEQALGDAGVSYQVRGSQRFFDRPEIKQALLALRGASVSISGEPLFKSVSDVLRGLGWSQQPPEQPGAVRDRWESLDAIMGLAERMPAGSTFRAFTDELLERQAGQHEPTVSAVTLATLHSAKGLEWEHVYLMGLSEGLVPISYAQTLEAVDEERRLLYVGITRARSGLRLSWSRSGPQRSGQREPSRFLAELDTRIAGGGAKRGA
- a CDS encoding zinc-dependent metalloprotease — encoded protein: MADEPTPNPEDEFRRMLERFLGADGQIDPNKLAGAAGLPQDPEMVRQLLAQLQGALANTGDGVDWKVAREGARQLAAAEQTQVTAAASAPLDQAFQVAALWLDEVTYVSQLTVAPRLITRAQWTELTMPVWTQLAEPVALSIADSLTEVLQQNAPEEMQGMVAGAGRMMRNLGGTLFAMQLGQVVGQLSTEVVSGGDVGIPLLDDQQAALLPQNVQAFGEGIDVSDDQVQIYLAVRELAHARLFRHARWLRLQLISSITEFAKGVHIDTDRLESLAEGFDPSNPEELRQAMVDGSLIPPKTEAQLAALARLETMLALIEGWVDVVTAAATVRLPRASAIAETVRRRRATGGPAESAFATLVGLELRPRRLREAAAMWQAVTDGVGAEQRDALWSHPDVLPTSEDIDAPHALVARLTQGEPEPDEVDQALEDLLRGSDAGRPVEDGQGHATEPGETPDDGPDDAPGTDPRPV
- a CDS encoding YlbL family protein: MSLFAQHAPRAPRPPRRRRVGRVLAGTGAVLALALGLMPSPYVIEQPGPVFDTLGTSDHEGTERPLISIPDRTTYPTDGSLDMLTVSVVGNPAQRPDWFAVVSAWLDPTRSVVPMEAVFPAGQTAEDRDAQNQVQMTDSQQDAVAAALTELGIQVPRTLQVQSVLDGSPADGALRAGDAIRTVDGADVIDLADLQARVAAAGTTTPLSFGITRDGQDSTVEVTPAARDGRPVIGVVTSTSYEFPFEVDIQLDDVGGPSAGMMFALGIMDKLEEGSLTGGKAIAGTGTIDAGGDVGPIGGIRQKLYGAERAGARYFLAPTDNCDEVRGHVPDGLRVFAVSTLDDSLAALAAISTDGDLDALPTC